A window of the Dongshaea marina genome harbors these coding sequences:
- a CDS encoding acyclic terpene utilization AtuA family protein: MKKVVKIGSGAGFSDDRILPAKDLAERGDINYLVFECLSERTVALAQLEKLHDPLQGYNEYLEDRFEAVLPACSRRGIKIITSMGAANPPAAGKKIIEIAQRLNIKGLKVAVVTGDDVTQLVQNNDDMILELDNSISNITKQIVSANAYIGSEPVVEALREGADIVITGRIADPSLFLAPLIYEFNWKTNDWAMLGKGVLVGHLLECSSQVSGGYFIDPGVKDVPDPANIGFPIAEVEDDGSFVVTKIPGTGGQVCRKTCIEQALYEIHDPALYITADCVADFSQVEFIEEGLDRVRVIGASGTAKTDSYKVSVGYVDSYIGEGQISYCGPNALARGELALDMVRQRLKDSKLETEEIRFEIIGVNSTLRGASVEQAPEPAEIRIRVAARTKSLRDARKIGHEVSALWLNGPAGGGGATKIANEVVAIRSTLVKRSEVKTEINYHEA; this comes from the coding sequence ATGAAAAAAGTAGTAAAAATTGGCTCTGGGGCGGGTTTTTCAGATGATCGAATTCTACCAGCTAAAGACTTGGCTGAGCGTGGAGATATTAATTACTTAGTTTTCGAGTGTTTATCCGAAAGAACAGTTGCTCTTGCTCAATTGGAAAAGCTACATGATCCATTGCAGGGTTATAACGAGTATTTGGAAGATCGTTTTGAGGCTGTTCTTCCAGCCTGCTCTAGGCGTGGCATTAAGATTATTACAAGCATGGGTGCTGCAAATCCTCCTGCTGCAGGAAAAAAAATTATAGAGATTGCACAGAGGTTAAACATTAAAGGGTTAAAAGTGGCAGTCGTTACCGGTGATGATGTAACTCAATTAGTCCAGAATAACGATGATATGATTCTTGAGCTTGACAACTCTATTTCTAATATAACTAAACAAATAGTATCAGCTAATGCATACATTGGTTCTGAGCCCGTTGTTGAAGCTCTACGAGAAGGTGCTGATATTGTCATCACAGGTCGAATTGCAGATCCATCACTCTTTCTTGCACCTTTAATATATGAGTTCAACTGGAAGACTAATGATTGGGCGATGCTTGGTAAAGGTGTTTTAGTTGGGCACTTGCTTGAGTGTTCATCTCAAGTTTCTGGAGGATATTTCATTGATCCTGGTGTTAAAGATGTTCCAGATCCCGCTAATATAGGGTTTCCTATCGCAGAAGTTGAAGATGATGGTAGCTTTGTTGTTACCAAAATTCCTGGTACAGGTGGGCAGGTATGCCGCAAAACTTGTATTGAGCAGGCTCTTTATGAAATTCACGATCCAGCACTATACATTACCGCAGATTGTGTTGCAGATTTCTCTCAAGTCGAGTTTATCGAGGAGGGACTTGATCGTGTACGTGTCATTGGGGCAAGCGGTACAGCCAAAACCGATAGCTATAAAGTATCAGTAGGCTATGTAGACAGCTATATTGGTGAAGGACAAATATCATATTGTGGCCCTAATGCGTTAGCCCGTGGAGAGTTGGCTCTCGATATGGTACGGCAGCGGTTGAAGGATTCAAAGCTAGAGACAGAAGAAATACGCTTCGAAATTATTGGTGTCAACTCAACTCTCCGCGGTGCTTCTGTAGAGCAGGCTCCTGAGCCAGCGGAAATACGTATTCGTGTTGCTGCACGAACAAAATCCCTCAGGGATGCTAGAAAAATTGGGCATGAAGTATCAGCTTTGTGGCTGAATGGCCCTGCCGGTGGTGGTGGTGCAACAAAAATAGCCAATGAAGTCGTTGCTATCCGATCTACTCTCGTAAAACGCTCAGAAGTTAAAACCGAAATTAATTATCATGAGGCCTAA
- a CDS encoding DUF3626 domain-containing protein codes for MNKSVVEQAIENVRAKSQGTVTSIGHAVTINFHPDRYTPNHKPLLLAIADDGHLKSQFETGTSNGGLTAYCGGERWSWEQRVFGGAYDNAPDHLRPKYGALNFRGYEMGASPRFGSAYFQLKSHILERTTFCYPDSYFEPEDFAVLDHLNYLMDKACSSNNDLLDDYIEAHIHGVISLDDDIECLVLDPIYRSSLVEEQAHKLGVPIKWHRGYELSIQEMSLYPDYRGQQYIELAKGLSQNDKINAKLLGLAVTEQGHNEQDIKKIWHYLARFGYLSV; via the coding sequence ATGAATAAAAGCGTCGTAGAACAGGCAATAGAAAATGTGAGGGCCAAGTCTCAGGGAACAGTAACCTCTATAGGGCATGCGGTTACAATTAACTTCCACCCAGACCGTTATACACCCAATCATAAACCTCTACTTTTAGCAATTGCCGATGATGGGCACCTGAAATCTCAATTTGAGACAGGAACCAGTAATGGTGGTTTGACTGCTTACTGTGGTGGTGAACGATGGTCATGGGAGCAAAGAGTTTTTGGAGGGGCATACGACAATGCACCTGATCACCTCAGGCCTAAATATGGAGCGCTCAATTTCCGGGGCTATGAAATGGGTGCATCTCCACGCTTTGGTTCCGCTTATTTCCAGTTAAAATCACACATTCTTGAACGTACTACGTTTTGTTACCCCGACAGTTATTTTGAACCCGAAGATTTTGCAGTACTTGACCATCTAAACTATCTAATGGATAAAGCATGTTCATCTAATAATGATCTACTCGATGATTATATAGAAGCTCATATACATGGGGTGATATCGCTAGATGACGACATAGAGTGTTTGGTATTGGACCCTATTTACCGCTCTAGCTTGGTTGAGGAGCAAGCGCATAAATTAGGTGTGCCTATTAAATGGCATAGGGGTTACGAGCTTAGTATTCAAGAGATGAGCCTTTATCCAGATTATAGAGGCCAACAGTATATTGAGTTAGCTAAAGGGTTATCGCAAAACGATAAAATTAATGCTAAATTGCTGGGGTTGGCTGTAACTGAGCAAGGCCACAATGAGCAAGATATCAAAAAAATATGGCACTACTTAGCTAGATTCGGGTACTTATCAGTATGA
- a CDS encoding response regulator, translating into MVDDEPCVLSSLRILLRSLECEVLTANSGEEALDIFRNQSVDFIMSDHRMPGMTGVEFLREVHKLSPQTRRFIMTAYADFESVISGFNDGIIEKLISKPWENNQLIQLIENCIQQSRNRPNANKSPLLRNAFKKYSSNEFHQHYYYVKSLCRIDWELPIWLWSELYWERYEIENTLQEYDMPLTLSPY; encoded by the coding sequence GTGGTTGATGATGAGCCTTGTGTACTGAGCTCCTTACGAATTTTACTCCGCTCTCTTGAGTGTGAAGTATTGACCGCCAACAGCGGTGAGGAGGCGCTCGATATCTTTCGGAATCAAAGTGTTGATTTTATCATGAGCGATCACCGCATGCCGGGGATGACGGGGGTTGAATTTCTCCGAGAGGTCCATAAACTCTCTCCGCAGACGCGACGATTTATTATGACAGCTTACGCCGATTTTGAAAGTGTCATTAGCGGATTCAATGACGGTATCATCGAGAAGCTGATCAGCAAACCATGGGAGAATAATCAATTAATTCAGCTGATCGAAAACTGCATCCAACAATCACGTAATCGCCCAAATGCTAACAAATCTCCCTTGCTTAGAAATGCATTTAAGAAATATAGTTCTAACGAATTTCATCAGCATTACTACTATGTAAAATCACTGTGTCGTATCGATTGGGAGCTTCCGATTTGGCTTTGGTCAGAGTTATATTGGGAGCGATATGAAATCGAAAACACTCTCCAAGAGTACGATATGCCATTAACCCTGAGCCCATATTAA
- a CDS encoding YdeI/OmpD-associated family protein: MVNSKMNVDFSKLRRNRHPMPNWIENALLERGLMEEYRHRPAYQQNDYLGWISQAKRQETKLKRLNQMLNELEKGGVYMNMDHPSSAK; the protein is encoded by the coding sequence ATGGTGAATTCAAAAATGAACGTAGATTTTTCCAAGCTAAGACGCAACCGGCACCCTATGCCCAATTGGATAGAAAATGCCTTGCTAGAACGAGGGCTCATGGAAGAGTACAGGCACAGACCTGCATATCAACAAAATGACTATCTTGGGTGGATTTCTCAGGCTAAACGGCAAGAGACAAAGCTGAAAAGGCTTAACCAGATGCTAAATGAGCTTGAGAAGGGAGGTGTTTACATGAATATGGACCACCCATCCTCGGCAAAGTGA
- a CDS encoding LysR family transcriptional regulator: MRLTLNQLRAFLNLVEGGSFIEGARRQSISQPALSRLIRQMEVEIGARLFDRDTRNTSLTPIGRELEVITRRLITHIDEEFDRISHLSNGNSGTIHIAALPTMSSYFLPSTIASYGNAHPGIKIIVNEAAAEQVITSVLSGAADFGLIAGPLLDERFTWHELFCDRFGLVCRNDNQILENDECIWSIFENSPFISMAKGTSVRKITDLTFKATRIKASTRTQCSQLGSVGQLISEGVGITALPELSMPFIGKRNLAWRLLSSPIIDRKLGIITRAHITHSKATQKFIKQLIKNAQQKRTESEGDWISV; encoded by the coding sequence ATGCGATTAACACTGAATCAACTCCGTGCATTCCTGAATCTTGTTGAGGGGGGTAGCTTCATTGAAGGAGCCCGCCGGCAATCTATTTCACAACCAGCATTAAGCAGGCTTATCCGACAGATGGAAGTAGAAATAGGAGCCAGATTATTCGACCGAGATACTCGAAATACATCTCTGACTCCCATAGGGCGGGAATTAGAAGTTATTACACGAAGATTGATAACACATATTGACGAAGAGTTCGATCGAATCAGTCACTTAAGTAACGGTAATTCAGGTACAATTCATATAGCGGCCTTGCCAACTATGTCGTCTTACTTTCTACCATCAACCATTGCTTCCTACGGGAATGCTCATCCGGGTATCAAGATTATTGTAAATGAAGCGGCTGCAGAGCAGGTTATCACTTCAGTATTATCAGGTGCGGCTGATTTTGGACTAATTGCTGGTCCCCTGTTGGATGAACGCTTTACATGGCATGAGCTGTTTTGCGATAGGTTTGGTCTAGTGTGCCGAAATGACAATCAAATTTTAGAGAATGATGAGTGTATCTGGTCAATCTTTGAGAATTCCCCTTTCATTTCTATGGCTAAAGGTACAAGCGTTCGGAAGATAACAGACTTAACATTTAAGGCCACCAGAATTAAGGCTTCTACAAGAACTCAGTGCTCTCAGTTGGGGTCAGTAGGTCAATTAATTAGTGAGGGAGTTGGCATTACTGCTCTTCCCGAGTTGAGCATGCCATTTATAGGTAAAAGAAATTTGGCGTGGCGTTTACTTTCCTCTCCAATTATTGATCGAAAACTTGGGATTATCACTCGAGCTCACATCACACACTCCAAAGCCACCCAAAAGTTCATTAAGCAGCTTATTAAAAATGCTCAACAGAAAAGGACTGAGTCTGAAGGTGACTGGATTTCAGTCTAG
- a CDS encoding outer membrane protein — protein sequence MKKKVVSIAGVILFSGSFLFGGSAFAQGHPYVGVNIGTGGMLTPNINFLKGNNSHHSAAIGVNSGYLWGRGKFNYGAELGYYQYPKNHYSENGESLSYDGHNIDLMGVLKYDLSSSWSVFGKGGVAYVHQETTGNSSFNESRNKILPKIGLGVGYRLNSRWSIDFAYSYIFGDKPSQFHTEDSSKDDYNKVASVNMMTLGVNYSF from the coding sequence ATGAAAAAAAAAGTAGTTTCGATTGCTGGAGTTATTCTTTTTAGTGGTTCTTTTTTGTTTGGTGGAAGCGCCTTTGCTCAGGGACATCCTTATGTTGGAGTGAACATCGGAACTGGAGGCATGCTTACTCCTAATATTAATTTTTTGAAAGGGAATAACAGTCACCATAGTGCTGCGATTGGAGTCAATTCAGGTTATCTTTGGGGAAGAGGGAAATTTAATTATGGGGCTGAGTTAGGCTACTATCAATACCCAAAAAATCATTACTCAGAGAATGGCGAATCTCTTAGTTATGATGGTCATAATATTGATTTAATGGGAGTGTTGAAATATGATCTTTCATCCAGCTGGAGTGTTTTTGGTAAAGGTGGTGTAGCATATGTGCACCAGGAAACAACTGGGAACTCTTCGTTTAACGAAAGTAGAAATAAAATTTTACCAAAAATAGGGTTAGGCGTTGGTTATCGACTCAATTCACGTTGGAGTATTGATTTTGCATATAGCTACATTTTTGGTGACAAGCCTTCTCAGTTCCATACGGAAGACTCAAGTAAAGATGATTACAATAAGGTTGCCTCGGTAAATATGATGACGCTTGGTGTTAATTACTCTTTTTAA
- a CDS encoding NAD(P)/FAD-dependent oxidoreductase has product MSKRLLIVGGGFAGVAAAMAAARYRHLLGCQSDLEIQLINPSSAHGIRVRYYEKNLAETQVDLLRVLEPLNITLIVSEVTNIDPHVGQVTLDTGQLKSFDSLVLASGSQLVLPELPGLKQLGFNVDSYPEACRLREKLEAFGEKANVVIVGAGFTGLELACELAIDYPEASITLIDRGNVGSALGDNPRSYIEERLKKLKIRCVSQQQLTGVHQDIVVLKGDIKIPCNTLIWCGGVRANPLTSCFNAKKNNQGRLILNKVLSIPGYTNCFAAGDVGVAKVDGNHDSLMTCQHGRPQGRIAGHNAVAFLYKKNMLDYQQPDYVNILDLGGEDALYMEGWKRTVVRQGESAKKTKKEINCQRIYPPLNGNISELFDAGTPVIQTQPSKYDD; this is encoded by the coding sequence ATGAGCAAGAGATTACTGATAGTTGGTGGAGGGTTCGCAGGTGTCGCCGCAGCTATGGCAGCGGCCCGTTATCGGCATTTACTGGGATGCCAGAGTGATCTAGAAATTCAACTAATAAACCCATCTTCAGCGCATGGGATCCGTGTTCGTTATTATGAAAAAAATCTTGCAGAAACCCAAGTAGATTTACTCCGAGTACTAGAGCCACTGAATATAACCCTCATTGTATCGGAAGTTACAAATATTGATCCTCACGTTGGACAAGTTACCCTTGATACAGGCCAGTTAAAAAGTTTTGATTCTTTGGTATTAGCAAGTGGGAGTCAGCTTGTACTACCCGAATTACCTGGTTTAAAGCAGCTGGGTTTTAATGTTGATAGTTATCCTGAGGCCTGTAGGCTTCGTGAGAAACTAGAAGCCTTTGGGGAAAAGGCAAACGTAGTGATCGTAGGTGCTGGATTTACTGGTTTAGAGCTAGCTTGCGAGCTAGCCATTGACTACCCAGAGGCATCAATCACATTAATTGATCGAGGAAATGTTGGATCTGCACTAGGCGATAACCCCAGGAGTTATATAGAAGAACGACTGAAAAAATTAAAAATACGATGCGTTAGTCAGCAGCAATTGACAGGCGTACATCAAGATATTGTTGTACTGAAAGGGGATATTAAAATTCCATGTAACACTTTGATATGGTGCGGAGGAGTGCGAGCGAACCCTTTAACTTCCTGTTTTAATGCCAAAAAAAACAATCAAGGTAGGTTGATCCTTAATAAAGTTCTAAGCATTCCTGGATACACCAACTGCTTTGCTGCCGGGGATGTTGGAGTGGCAAAAGTTGACGGGAATCACGATTCACTCATGACTTGTCAACATGGCAGACCACAAGGTCGAATTGCTGGTCATAATGCAGTGGCCTTTCTGTATAAGAAAAATATGTTGGATTATCAGCAACCAGATTATGTGAATATTCTTGATTTGGGAGGAGAGGATGCTCTTTATATGGAAGGGTGGAAGCGTACAGTTGTAAGGCAGGGTGAAAGTGCCAAAAAAACAAAGAAAGAAATAAACTGTCAGAGAATTTACCCTCCATTAAATGGCAATATTTCAGAGCTTTTTGATGCTGGAACTCCGGTTATACAAACACAACCAAGCAAATATGATGACTAA
- a CDS encoding phage/plasmid replication protein, II/X family, whose translation MIDLLKLHVPFLDECLLNSEQSGRQFLELEQCGLNGMKIESKNVVFSVDGDQEIHDLRHPFEALPSSFGSLAVKIYQGNDKVPPHVILKASPAKLLQFHNVYGPTDISLCAMELIQVLLNARPEFCSMLDFESVQVDWIDCTYHAKVSNDEIAKQVITHLKNISHGHMRRSNSGDHETTVNFNKAVKGNQVGRHKQLKVYLKFFEVMNQIDELQKKAKRDIPNDQRAKLGMEPSKDLAMQAPRYAVDRRNSVSNIVARPS comes from the coding sequence ATGATTGACCTTCTCAAGCTGCATGTTCCGTTCTTGGATGAGTGCTTGTTGAATAGCGAACAATCCGGACGGCAATTTTTAGAGCTGGAGCAATGCGGATTAAACGGCATGAAGATCGAGAGCAAAAATGTGGTGTTCAGTGTTGATGGTGATCAGGAGATTCACGACCTGCGTCACCCGTTCGAAGCGCTGCCATCTTCGTTTGGTTCGCTGGCAGTGAAGATCTATCAGGGCAATGACAAGGTGCCACCCCATGTGATCCTCAAGGCATCACCGGCCAAGCTCCTCCAGTTCCACAATGTTTACGGACCGACCGATATTAGTCTGTGTGCGATGGAGCTGATTCAGGTGTTGCTGAACGCACGTCCCGAATTTTGCTCGATGCTGGATTTTGAAAGTGTGCAGGTTGACTGGATTGATTGTACCTACCACGCCAAGGTTTCCAATGATGAGATCGCCAAGCAGGTGATCACCCATCTGAAAAATATCTCCCACGGTCACATGCGTCGATCCAACTCTGGAGATCACGAAACGACCGTGAACTTCAATAAAGCGGTAAAAGGCAATCAGGTTGGCCGTCATAAGCAGCTCAAGGTCTATCTCAAGTTTTTCGAGGTGATGAACCAGATCGACGAACTGCAAAAGAAAGCCAAGCGCGATATTCCGAACGACCAGCGGGCCAAGCTGGGCATGGAGCCCTCAAAAGATCTGGCCATGCAAGCGCCTCGCTACGCCGTGGACCGGAGAAACAGTGTTTCTAACATTGTGGCTCGTCCATCCTGA
- a CDS encoding AtuA-related protein gives MKLHQIAHSRTGDKGNISDISVIAYNLEDYEYIKKYITADRVKNHFYDIVKGKVERYELPKMGALKFVLHDALAGGVTRSLNLDIHGKSLSSSLLELSLNKLP, from the coding sequence ATGAAATTACACCAGATCGCACATTCACGCACAGGTGATAAAGGAAATATTTCAGATATTTCAGTTATTGCATATAATCTAGAAGACTATGAATATATAAAGAAATATATAACTGCAGACCGAGTTAAAAACCACTTTTACGATATTGTTAAAGGTAAAGTTGAGCGCTATGAGCTTCCCAAAATGGGGGCGTTAAAATTTGTTCTACATGATGCACTTGCTGGAGGGGTGACTCGCTCATTGAATTTAGACATTCATGGTAAAAGCCTGAGCTCATCATTATTAGAGTTATCATTAAATAAGTTGCCATAG
- a CDS encoding ISNCY family transposase: MSDRELNRLDVIRDVSERKMRQTDAAELLNLCVRQVRRLMNRFREHGPEGLINRNRGRPGNHRLSDSLRITALDIIRERYADFGPTLATEKLSEIHGIEVSKETIRQWMIADGLWKPYKQRSPRVYQPRYRRDCLGELIQIDGSDHDWFEGRSPKCCLLVFVDDATSKLMQIHFCDTESTFSYMNATRKYLQDHGKPVSFYSDKYSVFRVNKRDALHTEMMTQFGRALHDLNIDLICANSSQAKGRVERANRTLQDRLIKEMRLAGINTIEEANAWLPVFMADYNRRFAKPAKYSKDLHRPLREEPAELDDIFSWQEKRKLSKALTFQYDKVRYIVDPTPKTEALIGKNILIYDYPDGTIDAKYCGDSLPFKAFDKLDKVDQGAIVENKRLGSVLAFAQEEQERLETEGKRERSGHAPKRREQQRARKINPVIH; this comes from the coding sequence ATGAGTGATAGAGAATTAAATCGTTTAGATGTGATCCGGGATGTCAGCGAGCGCAAGATGCGGCAGACCGATGCAGCGGAGCTGTTAAACCTATGCGTTCGACAAGTTCGGCGGCTTATGAATCGATTTCGTGAGCATGGTCCTGAGGGCTTGATAAATCGCAATCGAGGCCGCCCTGGCAACCATCGGTTAAGTGACTCTCTGCGGATCACTGCACTGGATATAATCCGGGAACGTTACGCCGATTTTGGGCCCACACTCGCCACTGAAAAGCTCTCAGAGATTCATGGAATTGAGGTTTCTAAAGAGACAATACGGCAATGGATGATTGCTGATGGCCTTTGGAAGCCCTATAAGCAGCGCTCTCCAAGAGTTTACCAACCTCGCTATCGTCGAGATTGCCTGGGTGAATTGATCCAAATAGACGGCTCTGATCATGACTGGTTTGAAGGTCGCAGCCCTAAGTGCTGTTTGCTCGTTTTTGTAGATGATGCAACAAGTAAGTTAATGCAGATCCACTTCTGTGATACCGAATCGACCTTCTCCTATATGAACGCGACTCGTAAATATCTTCAAGATCATGGTAAGCCGGTCTCCTTTTACAGTGATAAATACAGCGTTTTCCGGGTCAATAAACGTGATGCACTGCATACAGAGATGATGACCCAGTTTGGCCGAGCCCTTCATGATCTCAACATTGATCTGATCTGTGCCAACAGCTCACAAGCCAAAGGCCGGGTTGAGCGAGCGAATCGTACCCTGCAGGATCGGCTGATCAAGGAGATGCGACTTGCTGGGATCAATACCATCGAGGAAGCCAATGCCTGGCTGCCAGTATTTATGGCTGATTACAATCGACGCTTTGCTAAGCCAGCCAAGTACAGCAAGGATCTTCACCGGCCACTCAGAGAGGAGCCTGCTGAGCTCGATGATATCTTTTCCTGGCAAGAAAAGCGCAAGCTGTCCAAGGCACTCACTTTCCAGTACGACAAGGTGCGCTACATCGTCGATCCGACTCCCAAAACCGAGGCGCTGATCGGCAAAAACATCCTGATCTACGACTATCCGGACGGTACCATTGATGCCAAATACTGTGGCGATTCCCTGCCCTTTAAAGCCTTTGATAAGCTGGACAAGGTGGATCAAGGTGCCATTGTCGAAAACAAACGCCTGGGATCAGTTCTGGCATTTGCCCAGGAGGAACAGGAGAGGTTAGAGACCGAAGGTAAGAGGGAAAGAAGCGGACATGCCCCTAAACGTCGAGAACAGCAGAGAGCCAGGAAGATTAATCCAGTAATCCACTGA